In Candidatus Brocadia sp., the genomic stretch ACACACTCATATCATTTTGATAGTCTAAAGAGGAAGTCCATAACCTGAGCACGTCAGCACCAAATTCCTTTAAAGCGTCTTCTACAGATATGAAATTTCCACGGGATTTGGACATCTTTTTTCCATGTTCATCAACAACAAACCCGTGTGTCAAGACAGATTTGAAAGGTGCTTTATCCCACGCACCAACCGATGGAAGTAATGAAAGCTGAAACCATCCACGGTGTTGATCCGTCCCTTCCAGATACAGATCGGCTGGATACGATAACTCAGTGCGCTTGTGTAAAACGGCATGGTGGCTTGAGCCAGACTCGAACCAGACATCGAAGATATCCATTTCTTTTTCAAACCGGTCACCCCCACATTGAGTGCATTTCGTATCAGGCGGTAAAAAATAAGATACCTCCTTGTAAAACCAAATATCGGCCCCTTCCTTCTCAAATTTGTCTCTCACATAATCTATGGTCTTTGTATTTATATGTGCTTGACGGCAATGTACACAATGAAAGGCAGGAATGGGTACACCCCATGAACGCTGTCGGGAGATGCACCAATCAGGGCGCTCCGAAATCATCTTTGCCATACGATTCTCGCCCCAGGAAGGTATCCATTTCGTCCGCTTTATCTCATCCAATACCTTTTGACGCAGGTTGTTATAATCAAGACTGACAAACCACTGCTCCGTTGCCCTGAAGATAACCGGATCATCACATCGCCAACAATGGGGATAGGAGTGGGCAATGTCTTTTTTATCAAGTAACGCCCCTAACATCTCCAGTTTTTTAATTATCGCGTCGTTTCCTTCTTTTAAGATATTGAGCCCGGCAAATTCACCTGCCTCTTTTGTAAAATTACCCTTTTCATCAACAGGACTTAACAGGGGTAAATGATATTTAATGCCGGTAAGATAATCTTCCTGGCCATGTCCTGGCGCTGTGTGAACACAGCCCGTCCCATCCGATAAGGTCACATAGTCTGCCAATACTACAGAACCTATTCTGTCTATAAAAGGATGCCGGTATTTTATACCCTCCAATAAACGCCCCTGTATCTTGCCGAGGTATTCGTAATCCTTGATTCCTAACGCAGATATGATTAATTCAGCCCTCTTATCAGCAAGGACAGTAATTTCTTTCTTTTGCGTTTTAGGATTCAAATAACGAATGGCAACATATTCATGTTCTGGGTGGATGGCGACTGCAACGTTTGCCGGAAGTGTCCAGGGGGTAGTTGTCCATATCATGATATACGAATTATTGCTGTCTGCACCTTTGAATAAATTGTCGATACCGTCAGTGAGTTTGAAGTTTACATAAATGGATGGACTGGGAGTTTCTTCCCTATAGTCAAGTTCTGCTTCGGCAAGGGTCGTTTGTCCAAGTTCATTGGGACACCAGTGGACAGGTTTTTTGCTTCGATACACATATCCTTTTTCAACCAGTTTTCCAAATACCTCGATGATGCCTGCTTCATATTTAGGATCAAAGGTCAGGTATGGATGTTCCCAGTTTCCCAGTATCCCAAGCGCCTTAAATTGAGTTCTTTGAAGTTTTACAAATTTTTCCGCATATTTTTTGCATTTTTTCCGAATTTCTGGTTTTGTTAAATTTTTTCTTTCTTCACCAACTTCCTGCATTACGCGGTGTTCAATCGGCAAACCGTGACAATCCCAGCCGGGAACATAAGGCGCATCATAACCCTTCATTGTATGAAATCGTACAATGAAGTCTTTTAATATTTTATTCAAACCGGTACCAATGTGTAGTTCACCAGTCGGGTAGGGGGGGCCATCGTGCAGGATATATTTTTCTCTCCCGGCACGTGTCTTGCGAACTTGCTCGTAGAGTTGATCCTTTTCCCACGTTTTTTGGATTTCCGGCTCTTTTCTGAGCAAATCCGCCTTCATGGGAAATTTGGTGGTGGGTAGATTGAGGGTGTTTTTATAATCCATATAGATGAGTAATTTCCTTAAGATTCCAGGTTCAATAAGGATTTTAAATCTTCAAGGGTTAATCCTTCAATCATTAATCTCTTATCTCGTGATGTTTCGCCGGAAATGATATGGATAGAGGATTCATGAACATGCAGTGTGTCTGCTAAAAGTTCAATTACTGCCTTGTTTGCCTTGCCTTTTTCCGGGGCTGCTGTAACGGCTAATTTCAAGCGTCCTCCATATTCGCCTATAATACGATTTTTGCTTGAACCTGGCTGTGTTCGGATGGATAGAATAACGCCTGAGTTTGTAGTGACAATATCAAGCATACGAATACTGGTAACTGTCCAATATCCAGTCGGGTTCTTTGAAATTTTATAACCGTCCCTCTTTCCCCTCCTTGCGAAGGAGGAGACGAAGGGGAGGTCTTCCATCTGATATTGAACAACTATTAATAAACTACCGAGAATTCATCGAATTCACCGGAGTATTCTTCCCTGCAGACATTTATATGTTCGACAAAAGCACCGGGCGGTCCTTTTCTGCACCAATTTACTATCTTATCAACGGCATCCCTTTTACCTTCAAAAACAGCTTCAACACTGCCATCGAAACAATTCTTTACCCATCCTTTAATGCCAAATGATCGGGCCTTGTCCCTCGTGGAAGCGCGAAAGAATACTCCCTGAACCCTGCCGTGTACATAAACATGCGCCCTTGTCATAGGCATATGCTTATCTTCAAAAGACTATTGTGATCCGTAAATATGTTCGCTCTCAGATGCGGAAGGTAAATAGTTTAAACCCACAAAGGTAAAGTTCACTATTCCAAACGCGAAGAGTAACCAGAATGCTAAAATAACAGAGGCCTTTGATTTGTTAACGTTCATTTTCGGCAAAACAAGGGGACTGTGTAAATAGACCAGATATGCAAGCCACGTAATCAAAGACCACGTTTCTTTAGGATCCCACGACCAATAATCACCCCACGCTTTTTTTGCCCAAACCGCACCGGTAACCATACCCAGGGTAAGAAAGGGAAATCCAAAAGCAACTATTTTATAGCTTAACCTGTCAAAATTTCTGGGTAATATCTCTTTCCCTTCATCACTTTCTTTATCCTCTTTACCCTTCCTGGCAAAAGGTTTAACAACTAAAAATATTATACTTGTTACAAATGAAATGCCAAAAGCAGCATATCCAAGCATATAGGTAACGACATGTACTAACATCCAGTTACTCTTCAATGCCGGCATGATGGGTCTTATGGTATCATCCTGAAGTGTTGCATAGAGCAATATTAACATCGACAGGACGGATGCCAGGGCACCAACGACCCTAAAGTTATAAACGAATTCGAATATAATATAGACAAAGGCCGTGCAGCAGGCATAAAAAATGAGCGATTCATATAAGTTAGAAAAGGGCGGGTGCCCAGCT encodes the following:
- a CDS encoding acylphosphatase — protein: MPMTRAHVYVHGRVQGVFFRASTRDKARSFGIKGWVKNCFDGSVEAVFEGKRDAVDKIVNWCRKGPPGAFVEHINVCREEYSGEFDEFSVVY
- the ileS gene encoding isoleucine--tRNA ligase, whose product is MDYKNTLNLPTTKFPMKADLLRKEPEIQKTWEKDQLYEQVRKTRAGREKYILHDGPPYPTGELHIGTGLNKILKDFIVRFHTMKGYDAPYVPGWDCHGLPIEHRVMQEVGEERKNLTKPEIRKKCKKYAEKFVKLQRTQFKALGILGNWEHPYLTFDPKYEAGIIEVFGKLVEKGYVYRSKKPVHWCPNELGQTTLAEAELDYREETPSPSIYVNFKLTDGIDNLFKGADSNNSYIMIWTTTPWTLPANVAVAIHPEHEYVAIRYLNPKTQKKEITVLADKRAELIISALGIKDYEYLGKIQGRLLEGIKYRHPFIDRIGSVVLADYVTLSDGTGCVHTAPGHGQEDYLTGIKYHLPLLSPVDEKGNFTKEAGEFAGLNILKEGNDAIIKKLEMLGALLDKKDIAHSYPHCWRCDDPVIFRATEQWFVSLDYNNLRQKVLDEIKRTKWIPSWGENRMAKMISERPDWCISRQRSWGVPIPAFHCVHCRQAHINTKTIDYVRDKFEKEGADIWFYKEVSYFLPPDTKCTQCGGDRFEKEMDIFDVWFESGSSHHAVLHKRTELSYPADLYLEGTDQHRGWFQLSLLPSVGAWDKAPFKSVLTHGFVVDEHGKKMSKSRGNFISVEDALKEFGADVLRLWTSSLDYQNDMSVSRNLIIRCSDAYRRVRNTFRYLLSNLYDFDPKVNTIAYEGLLEIDRWALHKTQELIKNITSAYESLQFHRVFHNIYNFCSVEMSAFYLDILKDRSYTFPKNSKERRAAQTVMYYILLNLVKLSAPIIVHTAEEVWSAIIHKDEDVSSVHLTTFPKEVPVWTDNSLNERWEKLINIRTDVARELEKMRAAKLIGNSLEASVNLYTENEELWRFLKSYEKDLPMIFLVSEVNLDKSITSEAVKGELTENLWIECNVSQHKKCERCWNLRESVGTVKEHPTICARCVTALQ
- a CDS encoding DUF167 domain-containing protein, with the protein product MLDIVTTNSGVILSIRTQPGSSKNRIIGEYGGRLKLAVTAAPEKGKANKAVIELLADTLHVHESSIHIISGETSRDKRLMIEGLTLEDLKSLLNLES
- the ccsB gene encoding c-type cytochrome biogenesis protein CcsB translates to MSLINVTLIVYVIASISYIVREIWGSKTTKWTSLGLLILAFCLNLAMVAKRSIEAGHPPFSNLYESLIFYACCTAFVYIIFEFVYNFRVVGALASVLSMLILLYATLQDDTIRPIMPALKSNWMLVHVVTYMLGYAAFGISFVTSIIFLVVKPFARKGKEDKESDEGKEILPRNFDRLSYKIVAFGFPFLTLGMVTGAVWAKKAWGDYWSWDPKETWSLITWLAYLVYLHSPLVLPKMNVNKSKASVILAFWLLFAFGIVNFTFVGLNYLPSASESEHIYGSQ